The sequence GAGGAGATAATCATGAACTAAATATGATCATGAATGGGGTAAGTAAGCTGCAACTAACGAAAGCGCACAACCAGTCATTCCATTCTGGCTTATACACGGACCAGTCAAAAAAAGTTATTTGCGAATGTACATGCACAGGAAGTAATAACACTGAGGGGGGAAGTGGATCAGGAAGCGGCAGTGGTTCTGGAAGTGGAAGTGGATCAGGAAGTGGAAGTGGATCAGGAAGTGGAAGTGGATCAGGAAGTGGTAGTGGATCAGGAAGTGGTAGTGGATCAGGAAGTGGTAGTGGATCAGGAAGTGGTAGTGGATCAGGAAGTGGTAGTGGATCAGGAAGTGGTAGTGGATCAGGAAGTGGAAGTGGATCAGGAAGTGGCAGTGGATCAGGAAGCGGCAGTGGTTCTGGAAGTGGAAGTGGATCAGGAAGTGGTAGTGGATCAGGAAGTGGAAGTGGATCAGGAAGTGGCAGTGGATCAGGAAGCGGCAGTGGTTCTGGAAGTGGAAGTGGATCAGGAAGTGGAAGCGGTGTAGGAAGTGGAAGTGGATCAGGAAGTGGCAGCGGAGTAGCCGGTGGTAGCCATGATAGAAGACCCCCAAGAGAAATTTTAGaggaatataaaagaagaaagcaagGAATAATTGCAGGATATTATGGTTCATGGAATAGTCAAGGAGATAGAGCCAAAAACATGACCGATTCCAGCGCAATGGTATCAATACTGTACATTGCTTTTGCTCGTATAAATATGTTTTATGATGTATCTAGACCATTTAACGGAAAGCAGAAATTTTTAGTAAGGAAACATGGACTAGAATATGAAACTTACGGAGTGATGCTAAACGAAATCAGGCGTATAAGGAAAGCTCGCCCAGACATCATCTTAATTCTATCATTAGGAGGAGAGACGTACATGATAGACATTACAAAGGATATTGACTATATGGACCAAATAGTTAAGCTTGTGAAAGATTTTGACTTAGATGGTGTAGATATTGACTGGGAACCACATGGCAGCTTCAATAACCTAAACGAACTGGACTTTTCAGAATATTATGTTAAATTAATCAACTTAGTAAGAAGTAGCATCCCAGAAGAGAAATTAATCTCCATATCCGGATCATCCAACGCAGCCTTATCATGTGTATCAGTGAATGAAACATTTTGCAAAGATGATGACTCTCCATATAACACGAACTACTTGTCTGAGCAAATGGGTAAAAACGATGAGTTATACAAAGCATCGACTATGTTATCCACAGGAACTTTTGtcaacatttttaacagagcgaaggaaaaaattgacctTGTATTTATTCAGACGTACAACTTAGATACGTCTAACCCAAGTATAATGGTAGACATGTATCTATCCCATCTCTATTACGGATTGAAATATAACATCACAGTTTTGCTAGGATTTTCATTAGAACACAACCGAGGTGGGTTCAGCCCAGATGACAGAGCATTAGTCGAATTAGTATCAAAAACAATTCATGACGAAAATCATAAGCACAATCGGGCAGACGGAGTAGGAATATGGCACTTGTTTATGAAAGAACAGATGCCAAGCGGATCATATGATATAGATGCGTTTCTCACGAATGTATGGAAACATTTAAACCCCCAGGTAGAAGTACCCAAAGATGTAGTTACAACTCAAAACCCTGATGACTGTAACAGTATAGATGAATATATTTATGGACTTGTTGTGGCTAAATCAGGTGTGTATTACAAACACAATGGAGCAATATGGAAAACTAGGTCATACGCAACCCGTGCTCCTGGTGTTGACAGATATGAATGGGACTTGGTCAAATTATGTTATGAAAAAACGTGCAACGGGAAGGCATCCCATTACTTTAACACTGATTATCAAAGTGGATCTATAGTTATATGGAAAGGAGAAGCTTTCACTATTAAATGGTGGCAAGCTGGACCTCCTGAAGGAGCGGCGTTGGAAGCatatgaaaaattggaagcATCCGCATGTCCAGGACTCTCGGAATGGAACAAGGAGCACCCACATAAGCCACTTGAGGAAGATATCCCCTATGAGCAGGAGCAAGACGCGCCTCTGTAAAATGTGACCACAGAATTACATATTTCACGCGTTTGGAGCGAAGCATACAGGTGCAGATCAATGCTTCAATATATTAtcacattctttttttttttttttttttgtatcacCTTACAaagaggttttttttttttttttcgttttagcTTTATAGTGTTAAGTTTGTCTTTTATGTTTTCGTGCGTTTAGCTTAAAgtgtgtttgttttgtttttttaattacgaCTTCTTCAGCTTTGAAACGAATTATAAATGCGTTGGCATTTAGTCGcgctatatatacataaattaaaaaatatgaaaatacAATACAATAGTGAAGGAATTGTTGAAATGTGCACTCGCATGAGCACCTGGACATGTATACCTAGGCATCCACTTTCCTACGCACAAATCATCACAGTTTGCTCGTAAAGACTGCAAAAGCAACAGTTGGACCGCAAAAAAGGTGCATATAGtgtgaataaaattttcataatATGCGTGTGGAGGTGTATTGCAAATgtttaatgaacatttattacgcaaaaaaaggaaacagaaGCAACGGCCTGGtaacctttttaaatattttgcagGCACAGGGAGAACATTTCTTCTCTCGGAAAATTTACATATTtgaatttcccattttactTGGCTCCACACTAATTCGATTCACACTCCCTCGTTTAAAGCAGTTTTaacaaacataaaaatatagcaGTGTATAAGGATCACATacatcattttaaaatttgcaaaagttCATCCATTCGAGGAAAGGATAATCCATTTTTCCTCGCACGTAGTTATTACCAAGGAGTAAAAATTAATTGTGCATTTATTACGTATACATTTTGCTCCTTCGGAAAAATGATAAGAACTGTCCCATCCTTTTTCAttgcaaaaatgataaacagtaaaaaataaagttccTTATACATATTAAGAATTCTCTCATTTtaaaatgcataaaaattcatattcaaatattatatggaaaattaaagaatagttatttcaatttttttgaatattgTAATAAAACTGGACGACCGGGGTATCGATCCCCGTACCTCTCGCATGCTAAGCGAGCGCTCTACCACTTGAGCTAGTCGCCCTTAATCAGTTTTCACTTCATCAAAAGCTAATAAGATACGTGCCACCATATATTAAGATGTATTTAACCTTATTTCCGCAACATGGGCATTACTACCCACAGCagcatttttcccctccaaaaaaaaaagattaaaatCAGAgcgtataaaaatatacaagcGTCCCGCCTCCCACTAAGCAGCAAATAGGTACGAAAATAAtcatctatttttttggccCCCCCGGTGGATGCCAATTCATATGCAAACAgttacaaatatatatacgcacaattggaaattctttaaaacatttttaaggaaaaaaaaaagaaaaaccgTTATGAAGTCAATATATCTTCAACCATATCTTGAAAAAATACTTCCACCTCCAAATGAATTTTTACGCAAAATTGGCATTTATATATGATCGCTTAGATGGTGGGATAAAGGGTTCGCACATataagaatggaaaaagcgaaagtggaaaaacaCCACGCGCGATACGTGATAGATAATACACTATATCTTACAATATGCTTTCGCATTATATTATAACCAATGGAAAAATTCTACTAAGCATACCGATGATAGCTCAGTTGGTAGAGCGGCAGACTGTAGTTGTAATGGTTATCTGTTGGTCACCGGTTCGATTCCGGTTCAtcggatttttttttctcacgaaaaaattttaggaaaaaaataaaggaatttGTGCAAGCTAAGATGAAATTAGAAATGTATAACactaaggaaaaataataaaaagaaatatgtattGCCTTCTAATTTTATAGTGTTAAAATCAAATGTTTACCTTTTTAGCCTTTTCAAATTATCCGCTTAGCTAATCGCCCGACTTTTTTCGCTCCGTACGCTGTTCACAAATAtcttataaatattattgtTAAACGTTGCGAACGATAAATTTATTCCGTGTacgtttaaaaaagaaattttattGTTCCCTTCTAACTGCGTTTGTGTAAAGAAATGCGAATGAAGACGTAAGGCAAACCTTctacaaaaattttccctaaACGCTCCTCCCTGTTCATGTTCCGTCCTTACTTTGTACTGCTCATGATTGGAGAACTAATTTTTCATCATGCAGGGGAACTTTATGAACTTAAAATTCAGATACAAAATACGTGCGTTCAAAATTAAGCCTCCTTTGAacaacaaatgaacaagtgTGCACACGGGTTAACAGGTTTTGATGCCcttagaaaataaaataaaaaaatgtgtacatttatgtatatgcaagaaaaaaaggaaattatattttttcccattcatTCTTCATTTACAAAACGAAGTTGCGCCCTTCCGCATATAATTGCTGCTCTTCAAGCAGCTTACACGGAAAGAAGTGGAAGTTGCGTCATATCAAAAaggttttcttttccccccacgTCTCACCCTTtgtgtattcttttttttttctttttaatgaaaGCGAATTAAAACATACACTGATGtgtttcatttgttcataaCAAAATTTAGTGTCACAAAATACTGTAAAGCTAAACGCGTTAAGCGAAAGTACGTCTTTGTTTTCGTTTGTCAGCACGTGTAAAGCTAAATACATTGgtatgtaaaattttatgcCATTAGGCATTATCCGTAGTGTTATAAATGTCCCCCCAAAACTCGTGGGAACTCCTACGGGACTTTCTAGTTCAAAAGATGAACGAGGTGGTGATATGGCAAAAAGTGGACCTTCCCCCCGCTTTGAAAAATCGCATTCTTCAAAATTTCgcctccctttttatattccatccatatggtgaaaaaaatatccaatTCTGTAACTTTAAGAATTatttcctccaaaaaaaaatttatatcaCACACGTTTCCTTATAGGGCCCATTAATTTGGTATCATCCTAAATGTGTGGCCTTctgtttcattttattccGTTGCATTCTTCGAATTCGTAAAATTTCACAATTAATTAATCCCACGGTGAATACCGACGGAGACACAAACATGAACAATACACGCATCAGTATACACACGTAGGGTTGTACGCGTCCTCCGAATGAATgagctaattttttttgctctggTTAAGATGATATGTGAGGAACTGCAGCGCTTCGTAGCATCGTGCTGTTCGTATGAGGAGTCTCTTCCTCTACCTCCCCTACGTTCTAGTTTGAATTCACAAATATCATATATTCATTGAACgaaactgtaaaaaaaaaaaaaagagcattaTTACATAAGATGTGTATATGATAAAGCGAGTGCACATTTCTGTAAAAGGCAAACATGCTCATACATGTAATACATAGCGCCCCCGCCTTACTTGTTCCTGAGGAGTTTAAGTCTACTTtggtgaaaaattttataaagtCTAGTTTTTTCATATTCTTCAAAACGGACGTAATTTCTTCTGCGTCGATTAAgccttaaaaagaaaaaaaaaaaacatcattaCATGAAAGggtgcacacacatgtactGCACATGCACGTGAAGGCAAAAGATCCGCATCTACTCGCAACTGGAATTGCCCCTTTGTGCCAGAACAAAAGAGGATGACGGTAAAAGTagatttaaaatatttatgccAATTTCTTCGTCCCCTCCTCACAATAACAACTTCGCGCCCTCTAACACGTCACAATTTAATCACACAAGGGAATATCCACACCTTTGAGCATGCCCAAAATGCGGTACACCGTTCAACGCTTGCACCTCGGACGTGCTCAATAAAATGAACTCACCATCTCTGTTCAAATCATATTCCGCAAACTCTTCgtacacttcttccttctcctcttcgGACATGTCAATCGGCAGCTGATTTGAGAGTTCAGCGCCTCTGCTTTTCTGATAAAacgatgcaaaaaaatggggtaaaaatgaatgtgaACTATATCGTatttacacatatgcatTCGCTATCAACATGCGCGTAGAACCCAATTCAAggtgtttccctttttacctgagattttaactttttccaaaatgttgCAAACAGGACGGGGATGAAAATTAGCTTCAATGATGGCAGTCTCATAATATCACAAATGctgtttatttaaaaaaaaaaaagttcacacaaagaggggggaaagtttataaaaaaaaaaattttaattgtTAATTTTCCGGCTaagtaccttcctttgcGACTTTACTGTAGACTAAACATATGTGTAATGCATGTTTGTAATTGTGCGAGGTGCAGTCTGTGCTCTGCGCAAGACGCAAATTGGGCGTCCTAAATTGTGAGATGTTCGGGTTAAAATGGCAACACTAAAAAATAGCAAGCAGAACACTGCaacatacgtatatactTCCCCCTAATTTACATTTACATGCGAAAGTACGACTTCAATGTACTTAATCTACCAAAGGATGAGACCGCATATAAACGACTGATGAAAAGATAATCTTTTGCTTTtatcctttttccttttttttttgtcatttctCTTAACTGAAGAGGTGTTTCATAACTTCCAcattctgcttcttttccgTCCGTGGTCTTTATCATATGCACTGCTAAGATTTGCGCTGTCGGGTTGGCAGAATTAAAATCACTTGACCAGTCTCAACTCAAGAacaggatgaaaaaaaagtaaactTCCGTAATGAGATTTCTAAAATAACTCCGCTTTTACATAATTGTTCCTTCACGTTggttatcatttttatgaatatagAACGTGCTTTGAAAGCCCTTCTCGTCGCTTCTCAAAATGACAGTAGAATATTCAATATAAAACGCAGCTTTGAACAAGCTTTTAAGAAGGTTTTCCTGTTGTGGAGAAGTGTATAGGTATTTTCACATTCCTCATATATGCGGGAAAGGaccttttaaaaaggtgcatgttttttttttttaaaatgatgtatatggaattttgttttatttttcacaacGCATAAGTCATTCTGGaagtgtacatgtatgtatgtacttttcCCACTCGCTTCCAAAAATATTGTTCTCCCATCGTTGCTACTTCCACAGTTGTCCCAAGAATATGTGGGTA is a genomic window of Plasmodium coatneyi strain Hackeri chromosome 1, complete sequence containing:
- a CDS encoding Chitinase; amino-acid sequence: MNTFKSLFLIFASVLYCTHSVSLKGSNSRGDNHELNMIMNGVSKLQLTKAHNQSFHSGLYTDQSKKVICECTCTGSNNTEGGSGSGSGSGSGSGSGSGSGSGSGSGSGSGSGSGSGSGSGSGSGSGSGSGSGSGSGSGSGSGSGSGVAGGSHDRRPPREILEEYKRRKQGIIAGYYGSWNSQGDRAKNMTDSSAMVSILYIAFARINMFYDVSRPFNGKQKFLVRKHGLEYETYGVMLNEIRRIRKARPDIILILSLGGETYMIDITKDIDYMDQIVKLVKDFDLDGVDIDWEPHGSFNNLNELDFSEYYVKLINLVRSSIPEEKLISISGSSNAALSCVSVNETFCKDDDSPYNTNYLSEQMGKNDELYKASTMLSTGTFVNIFNRAKEKIDLVFIQTYNLDTSNPSIMVDMYLSHLYYGLKYNITVLLGFSLEHNRGGFSPDDRALVELVSKTIHDENHKHNRADGVGIWHLFMKEQMPSGSYDIDAFLTNVWKHLNPQVEVPKDVVTTQNPDDCNSIDEYIYGLVVAKSGVYYKHNGAIWKTRSYATRAPGVDRYEWDLVKLCYEKTCNGKASHYFNTDYQSGSIVIWKGEAFTIKWWQAGPPEGAALEAYEKLEASACPGLSEWNKEHPHKPLEEDIPYEQEQDAPL